A section of the Citrus sinensis cultivar Valencia sweet orange chromosome 8, DVS_A1.0, whole genome shotgun sequence genome encodes:
- the LOC102616335 gene encoding ATPase GET3B-like, which yields MGSRRLASFSLACISGASSRKTSMAMLALFSKSQNYTSLCRISRSFEFVSAPLYRIPLKSPFQVRLISTPRETVAGFDEMVAGTQRKHYMLGGKGGVGKTSCAASLAVKFANHGHPTIVISTDPAHSLSDSFAQDLSGGTLVPVEGVDSPLFALEINPEKAREEFRTASQGSGGSGDGMKDLMDSMGLGMLADQLGELKLGELLDTPPPGLDEAIAISKVMQFVESQQYNMFTRIVFDTAPTGHTLRLLSLPDFLDASIGKMMKVKNKLASTTSAFKSVFGKEEKQQDVASDKVEQLRERMAKVRDLFRDPDATEFVIVTIPTVMAISESSRLHASLRKECIPVQRLIVNQVLPPSASDCKFCAMKRKDQMRVLETIMSDPQLANLRLVQAPLVDVEIRGVPALKFMGDMIWK from the exons ATGGGTTCTCGCCGTTTAGCCTCATTTTCACTTGCATGTATTAGCGGAGCCTCTTCAAGAAAGACCTCCATGGCCATGTTGGCTCTGTTTTCTAAATCCCAGAACTACACTTCCCTATGTAGAATCTCCAGAAGCTTCGAGTTTGTTTCAGCTCCACTATATAGAATTCCATTGAAATCCCCATTCCAAG TGAGATTGATCTCAACACCTAGAGAAACTGTAGCTGGGTTTGATGAGATGGTCGCTGGGACCCAACGAAAGCATTACATGTTAGGTGGGAAAGGTGGTGTTGGGAAAACAAGCTGTGCTGCTTCCCTGGCTGTAAAATTTGCTAACCATGGGCACCCTACCATTGTCATCTCAACTGACCCTGCCCACTCTTTAAGTGATTCTTTTGCCCAG GACTTAAGCGGAGGTACTCTTGTTCCTGTTGAAGGAGTTGATTCCCCATTATTTGCTCTTGAG ATAAACCCTGAGAAAGCAAGGGAAGAATTCCGTACTGCGAGTCAAGGCAGTGGCGGCAGCGGTGATGGCATGAAGGATCTTATGGATAGTATGGGCCTCGGGATGCTTGCTGACCAG TTAGGAGAACTAAAACTAGGGGAGTTGTTGGATACTCCCCCGCCTGGACTAGATGAAGCTATTGCAATTTCAAAG GTTATGCAATTTGTTGAGTCACAACAATATAATATGTTTACTCGGATAGTTTTTGATACTGCACCTACG GGTCATACACTTCGGCTTTTGTCTCTGCCTGATTTCTTGGATGCATCCATAGGGAAAATGATGAAG GTGAAGAATAAGTTGGCTTCCACAACTTCAGCTTTCAAGTCTGTAtttggaaaagaagaaaaacagcAGGATGTTGCT TCTGACAAGGTGGAGCAACTAAGAGAGAGGATGGCAAAAGTGCGGGACCTTTTCCGTGATCCAGATGCCACGGAATTTGTTATAGTGACAATTCCAACG GTTATGGCCATTAGTGAGTCATCAAGGTTGCATGCATCCTTGAGGAAGGAATGCATTCCTGTTCAGAGACTTATTGTTAATCAGGTTCTACCTCCATCTGCATCGGACTGCAAGTTTTGTGCAATGAAAAGGAAG GATCAGATGCGTGTCCTTGAGACAATAATGTCCGATCCACAACTTGCAAATTTGAGATTAGTCCAGGCACCGTTAGTTGATGTTGAGATAAGGGGTGTTCCAGCTCTTAAATTTATGGGGGATATGATTTGGAAATGA